ATGCTCTGGATAGGGAAAAAGGTTTCTGCTCTAGGTTTGATTGAATACATCGTTTTGCCGTCTGTCGTCTGTTTTGTGGTGCCATTTATTATCGGATCTTATAATAAAGCATTCAAAGGAGACATAGATCAGACATTGGAGGTGGACGAAAAATCGGCAAAACTATTGAGTAGCAGAACGATGCTGTACCTTGGATTAGGGATGATTGTTTTTGTGCCCATATTTAAATCCATAACTCATTTACCTCCTTATCTTGGAATGATGCTCAGTTTGGGAGTGGTATGGCTTGTTTCAGAATACATTCATCCGGAAGAAGATTTTACCAATGAATTAAAACATAAATATTCTCCTCATAAAGCGCTGTCCCGTATTGAGCTTTCGAGTATTTTGTTTTTCCTGGGTATTTTAATGGCAGTAGCTGCTTTTGAAACTATCGTTGTGGGAGGCGTCGGTTCCCTTCAGCACGCTGCACAACTTCTTGAGAAGGCTATTCCGAGTCAAAATATAGTCGTCATGTTGTTAGGTATTGGTTCGGCTATAATAGATAATGTCCCGTTGGTTGCTGCTGCTATGGGAATGTACACTATGCCAATTGATGATCCTATCTGGCACTTTTTGGCTTTTGCTGCCGGTACAGGAGGAAGTATGCTTATCATTGGCTCAGCAGCCGGTGTTGCAGCCATGGGAATGGAGAGAATAGATTTTATCTGGTATTTTAGAAATATTACTTTTCTGGCAGCACTCGGATACTTTGCAGGATGTTTGGTGTTTATTTTGATGCATTTATTCTAAATAAAAGCCTTTTTTTAAACCATTTTTAAAATTTCGGGTCACAAGCTTTTTGATTTTGTTAACATTTGTTAACTTGTCGCAGATTTAAGGAATGCCTGTTCTTTAAATTTTTGTCTTTGCAATCGTTTACATTATAAAATGAATTTTAAAAGTCGCCCGATGAGATATTTTATTATTGTTCTTTTACTAATTTTTCATTTACAAGTTGATGCACAGTTAGGAGGTTGTACAGGACCGGGATTGCCGTCATGTCAATGTGCGACAGCATCAGTGCTGTGTGATATTCAGGCATTAAATGGAGTTACGTACCAAATGTCAAGTTATTCTCACCCAGCAGATGGTCCCAATCCTATGTGTCCGGGCCAATTAGGTGTTACAAGTTCGCAAAATCCCACTTGGTATGCATTTCCAGCATGGTGTTCTAATTTGACACTTCGAATAACTTATACAGGTTGCACATTTGCAGGTGGGTCTCGTGGATTGCAGGCAGCTGTTTATTCAAATTGCAGTAATTTACCAGGATCTATTGTGGCAGGTGGGTGTGCAACACAATTATCTGGCTGTGGAATTGCTGCTGGTGTTCGAAATTTAGATCTGACAGGACTTAATATTGGAAGTACTTATTATTTGTTAGTTGATGGATGTGGGGGATCAGCTTGCCTTGTTACAATAGAAATAACTTCTCCGCCATGTCCGCAACAAATTTCACCCATTCCTTCTGATCCTGTTGGACCGACTACTGTCTGTGTTAACCAACCTGTAAATTATACAGGTGTTTTACCTACAGGGGCATCCATATATTACTGGACGGTGACTCCTGGATTAACTGATGGTGTATTATTAAACGAAAATCCATTTACCCATACTTTTACATCTCCCGGACAATATGAAGTATGTTTTGATGTTGCAAATGACTGCCAGAATCCTGGTTCTGAACCTCCTCCCAGATGCATTACAGTCAATGCATATGCTCCCAATGCCGGCACCCTCATGGCATCGCCCAATCCTGTTTGTCCGGGTGGAACGATAAATTATTCCGTATCAGGCCAGACTCCCGAATTTTCACAATATCTGGTAATATCCAATGCTGCAGGACAGATTGTAAAAGTTGATGTAGGGACAAGTGGCTCTTTTTCACATCCCGAGTGTGCAAACTTTACATTACACAGCTTCAATTTTCAACCGGGTACTATTCCGGTTCCGGTTGTCGGAAATAATATATCATCAGTTGCGTGTTCCACACCATCCAACTGTTGTGCCACCACAACATTGTCATTAAATTTTCAGGACAATCAGGCTCCTGTTTTTACAAATGCACCACCTAATGCTACCTATAACTGTTATCTCAATGTTCCTGTGATGGCTGATCTTGCCTGGACGGATAATTGTGTTCCTCCCGGTACAGTAATGGGAACGGAAGTTAACAATATTACAGACAATTGTATTGGAGGAACTATTACGAGGACCTGGACTGTCACGGATGGATGTGGCAATGCAGCCACCCATGTGCAGACTATCACCGTTCAGCCTATTCCGGTTGCCCAGTTTGATGGTCCTGCATCTGCAACTATCCCTTGCAGCCAGATACCTCCGGCCGGAACATTGCCTCCATTATTGTATGATAATAATTTAGCAGGAGATTGTTCGATCATGGGTTCTATCGAACCTACACGAGTAGATATGCTGGTCAATTGTACCGGAACGATTACTTATACTTGGCAAACAACCGATATTTGTGGAAGAATTATCATGCATGTACAGGTATTAACAGTAGAACCACCGACAGAAGCCACCTTTCAGAATGCTCCCCCAAGTGCCAACATAGCTTGTCAGGATGTACCTCCACCCGGATTGTTGCCTCCTTTAACTTTCACAAATGGTGAAATGGGTGGTTGCCTGATAACCGGTACAGTGATACCCACGAGAGAAGACAATATCGTTCTGTGTTCAGGCACGATTACTTATACCTGGCAAGCAACGGATCCATGCGGAAGACTGATATTTCACGAACAAATACTAAATGTCCAACCTCCTGCTGAAGCAACTATACAAAATCCACCTGCCAGTGCGACAATTCCCTGTACTGCCATTCCTGCAGCCGGTGTTTTACCTCCATTGGATTATACGAATGGATTGACAGGTTCATGCCTTATTTCAGGAACATTAATACCAACCAGAAATGACGC
The genomic region above belongs to Saprospiraceae bacterium and contains:
- the nhaD gene encoding sodium:proton antiporter NhaD encodes the protein MIASIILVFIVGYLAIVFEHPLKLDKTVPALIMGAVMWALAAIGFHSGILDIVDTHGHVFSLTGVTDLALMEQSEEGFSGALLHHLGKTSEILIFLIGAMTIVELIDLHRGFEVLKDWVKTKNKRRLLWIVGVLGFILSAIIDNLTATIVLVSLLRKLVTDRNERIWFVSLIVIAANAGGAWSPIGDVTTTMLWIGKKVSALGLIEYIVLPSVVCFVVPFIIGSYNKAFKGDIDQTLEVDEKSAKLLSSRTMLYLGLGMIVFVPIFKSITHLPPYLGMMLSLGVVWLVSEYIHPEEDFTNELKHKYSPHKALSRIELSSILFFLGILMAVAAFETIVVGGVGSLQHAAQLLEKAIPSQNIVVMLLGIGSAIIDNVPLVAAAMGMYTMPIDDPIWHFLAFAAGTGGSMLIIGSAAGVAAMGMERIDFIWYFRNITFLAALGYFAGCLVFILMHLF